One window from the genome of Salisaeta longa DSM 21114 encodes:
- a CDS encoding HepT-like ribonuclease domain-containing protein, whose protein sequence is MTKRTHVDHLEDIRALEIIGEATKRVPESLREQHPSVPWRAMAGMRDKLIHDYINVNLRIVWMTVQEEVPAVQRNVQNILNALDE, encoded by the coding sequence ATGACCAAGCGCACCCACGTCGACCATCTCGAAGACATCCGCGCGCTGGAGATCATCGGCGAAGCGACCAAACGCGTTCCGGAATCCCTTCGCGAGCAGCACCCGTCCGTGCCGTGGCGCGCGATGGCCGGGATGCGCGACAAGCTGATCCACGACTACATCAACGTGAACCTGCGCATTGTGTGGATGACTGTGCAGGAGGAAGTGCCTGCCGTTCAACGAAACGTGCAGAACATCCTCAACGCGCTAGATGAATAG
- a CDS encoding nucleotidyltransferase family protein codes for MPRMPTLPDIKRTLRQHLPVLRERYGVDTLALFGSYVRHEQRADSDLDVLVTFRETPGLLKFVELEDALSDVLGVPVDLVVEDALKPRIGDRVRREVEPL; via the coding sequence ATGCCTCGCATGCCAACGCTGCCCGACATCAAACGCACGCTGCGTCAGCACCTCCCTGTGCTGCGTGAACGCTACGGCGTCGATACGCTGGCTCTCTTCGGCTCCTATGTGCGCCACGAGCAGCGGGCCGACAGCGACTTGGACGTGCTCGTCACCTTCCGCGAGACGCCGGGTCTGCTCAAATTTGTGGAGCTCGAAGATGCGCTCAGTGACGTGCTTGGCGTGCCGGTAGATCTCGTCGTGGAAGACGCCCTGAAGCCTCGTATCGGCGATCGCGTCCGGCGCGAGGTGGAGCCGCTATGA
- a CDS encoding transposase, whose protein sequence is MPYDPEKHDRQSMRLPGWDYRRPAAYFVTTCAHNRMCLFGAVVRGRMVLNPLGDIVAEEWHRTEQVRDNVVLDAFVVMPNHVHGIIVITADGTGADRDGNASSGPSDANRRRDSSPMNPYGDHPHRTFGGAVAGSLSTIMRQFKSMVTKRINRRRDTPGAPVWQRNFYEHIVRNRQDLNRIRTYIRQNPARWQEDRHHPDG, encoded by the coding sequence ATGCCGTACGATCCCGAGAAGCACGACCGCCAGTCCATGCGCCTCCCGGGGTGGGATTACCGCCGGCCGGCGGCGTATTTTGTCACCACCTGCGCGCACAACCGCATGTGCCTCTTCGGCGCGGTCGTCCGGGGCCGGATGGTGTTGAATCCGTTAGGGGACATCGTGGCCGAGGAATGGCACCGTACCGAACAGGTGCGCGACAACGTCGTGTTGGACGCGTTTGTGGTGATGCCCAACCACGTGCATGGCATTATTGTGATTACGGCCGACGGGACCGGTGCCGACCGGGACGGGAATGCGTCATCCGGCCCATCCGACGCAAACCGCCGTAGGGATTCATCGCCGATGAATCCCTACGGCGACCACCCCCATCGCACCTTTGGCGGGGCCGTGGCCGGATCGTTGTCGACGATCATGCGGCAATTCAAATCGATGGTCACCAAACGCATCAACCGCCGGCGCGACACGCCGGGTGCCCCGGTGTGGCAACGCAATTTCTACGAACACATCGTGCGCAACCGCCAGGATTTGAACCGCATCCGCACATACATCCGCCAAAATCCGGCACGGTGGCAGGAAGACCGGCACCACCCGGATGGATAA
- a CDS encoding serine/threonine-protein kinase, with amino-acid sequence MDGARWSQIQTLFESALERAPADRDAFLRTACTGDPDLLAELRSLLAADAAAHPLLDGLALDAIRLPTDLLPLGILPAEGERVGPYRIVRPLGHGGMGAVFLAARTDGQFEQRVALKLIRGGIFSTSVVQRFQRERQILARLQHPHIAQLLDGGLTEDGHPYFAMEYVDGVPLDRYCTRHGASVEERIRLMQTVCEAVQYAHHRLVVHRDLKPSNILVTEAGTVKLLDFGIAKVLASDDDLGPAFARTRTGRAVMTPAYAAPEQLRHAPVTTATDVYALGVVLYELLAGQRPFDLTGCSPAAIERIVCEQVPAPPSAGAPADRRRAVRGDLDTIVLKALRKEPERRYAAAEQLADDLQRYLDGRPVAAQPDTVRYRTRKFLQRHRASVAATAAVVVLIAALVGFYTVQLAQERDRARREAATATQVSDFLQGLFATANPSVSRGETMTARALLDTGAARIARELANRPLVQARMMQVMGEAYQSLGAFEAAGPLLERSVTLRRAALGPAHPDVASSLNSLAVLRQETGAYTVADSLFRAALAIQEAQLGPNNPTVAATLHNRGTLLHFLGAYDRADTLLQRALAIRTEQFGKADPRTASTLNEMATLRFDQGDLDGAEALYRRALAVRQQHFEGDHPDVAMSLNNLAMVLRHKSQFDEAEALYREALAMRQRLYDGPHPDVAHTLNHLSRLYANMGEYATAAPIARRALTMRIALFGEAHVETTASMGNLAGILGGLGRHEEQARYYRRALEINRAQLGPVHPYVAALSYSLGASLQAAGNLTDAERYFRQSLGLHRQLFPEGHANTAYPLIRLGALLTATNRAANAEPLLREAVALRTDALGADHWRVAVARSTLGACLTALGRYADAEPPLTESYATLLDVHGPDDDRVQTARTRVVRLYEAWGRPERAASFRTSRAPGVKSPT; translated from the coding sequence ATGGATGGGGCTCGATGGTCACAGATCCAAACGCTTTTTGAGTCAGCGCTGGAGCGCGCGCCTGCCGATCGGGATGCCTTCTTGCGAACAGCGTGTACAGGCGACCCTGACCTCCTTGCTGAGCTTCGGTCGCTGCTCGCGGCAGACGCCGCGGCCCATCCGTTGCTCGACGGCCTAGCCCTCGATGCCATCCGCCTGCCTACCGACCTCCTGCCGCTCGGCATCCTTCCTGCAGAGGGTGAGCGCGTTGGCCCTTACCGTATCGTGCGGCCGCTCGGCCATGGCGGCATGGGCGCCGTCTTCCTCGCTGCGCGCACAGACGGTCAGTTCGAGCAACGGGTTGCCCTCAAGCTGATTCGCGGCGGCATTTTCTCCACGTCGGTCGTCCAGCGCTTTCAACGCGAGCGCCAGATCCTCGCACGCCTGCAACATCCGCACATCGCACAATTGCTCGATGGGGGGCTCACCGAGGACGGGCATCCCTACTTCGCAATGGAGTACGTTGACGGCGTGCCGCTTGACCGCTACTGCACCCGGCACGGCGCTTCGGTCGAGGAGCGGATTCGGCTCATGCAAACCGTGTGTGAGGCTGTGCAGTACGCCCATCACCGGCTCGTTGTCCACCGCGACTTGAAGCCGTCGAACATCCTCGTCACGGAAGCGGGCACGGTGAAGCTGCTCGACTTTGGCATTGCCAAAGTGCTGGCCTCCGACGATGACCTGGGGCCGGCGTTTGCCCGTACCCGCACCGGTCGCGCTGTGATGACGCCCGCCTACGCAGCCCCCGAACAGCTGCGCCACGCGCCGGTGACGACGGCCACGGACGTATACGCGCTCGGCGTCGTGCTCTACGAGTTGCTCGCCGGACAGCGTCCCTTCGACTTGACGGGCTGCTCGCCGGCCGCGATTGAGCGCATCGTGTGCGAGCAGGTGCCTGCGCCCCCGTCGGCGGGAGCCCCCGCGGATCGGCGCCGCGCGGTGCGGGGCGACCTCGACACCATCGTGCTGAAGGCGCTCCGCAAAGAGCCGGAGCGCCGCTACGCCGCCGCCGAGCAACTGGCCGACGACCTGCAGCGCTACCTCGACGGCCGGCCCGTCGCGGCCCAGCCGGATACCGTCCGCTACCGCACGCGCAAGTTTCTCCAGCGCCATCGTGCGAGCGTGGCGGCCACCGCCGCCGTCGTCGTGCTCATCGCGGCGCTCGTCGGCTTCTACACCGTACAGCTGGCGCAGGAGCGCGACCGGGCGCGGCGCGAAGCGGCCACCGCCACGCAGGTGTCCGATTTCCTGCAGGGCCTCTTCGCTACGGCGAACCCGAGCGTATCCCGGGGAGAGACGATGACGGCCCGCGCGCTGCTCGACACCGGCGCCGCACGCATCGCGCGCGAACTCGCCAACCGGCCGCTCGTGCAGGCGCGCATGATGCAGGTGATGGGCGAGGCGTATCAGAGCCTGGGTGCCTTCGAGGCGGCAGGCCCCCTGCTGGAACGTTCGGTGACGTTGCGCCGCGCGGCGTTGGGGCCGGCGCACCCCGACGTCGCGTCCAGCCTGAACAGCCTGGCCGTGCTGCGACAGGAGACGGGCGCGTACACCGTTGCCGATTCGCTTTTCCGCGCGGCCCTCGCTATCCAGGAGGCCCAGCTCGGCCCCAATAATCCCACGGTCGCGGCGACGCTCCACAACCGGGGCACCCTGCTGCACTTCCTCGGGGCCTACGACCGGGCCGATACCCTCCTCCAGCGCGCGCTTGCCATCCGCACCGAGCAGTTTGGCAAAGCCGATCCGCGGACTGCGAGCACGCTCAACGAGATGGCCACGCTTCGCTTCGACCAAGGCGACCTGGACGGGGCCGAGGCGCTCTACCGGCGGGCACTCGCCGTGCGGCAGCAGCACTTTGAAGGCGACCATCCCGACGTGGCAATGAGCCTCAACAACCTGGCGATGGTGCTGCGCCACAAGAGCCAGTTCGACGAGGCCGAGGCGCTCTACCGCGAAGCGCTCGCCATGCGCCAGCGCCTCTACGACGGCCCACACCCCGACGTAGCCCACACGCTCAACCACCTCAGCCGCCTCTATGCCAACATGGGCGAATACGCCACCGCCGCGCCCATCGCACGGCGCGCGCTCACCATGCGCATCGCGTTGTTTGGCGAGGCGCACGTCGAAACCACGGCCAGCATGGGCAACCTGGCCGGTATTCTGGGCGGCCTGGGTCGGCACGAGGAGCAGGCACGCTACTACCGCCGCGCGCTAGAGATCAACCGGGCGCAGCTGGGCCCCGTGCATCCGTACGTGGCGGCCCTCAGCTACAGCCTCGGCGCGTCGCTCCAGGCCGCCGGCAACCTGACCGATGCCGAACGCTACTTTCGCCAGAGCCTCGGGCTGCATCGTCAACTCTTCCCGGAGGGCCACGCCAACACCGCCTATCCGCTCATCCGTCTCGGCGCGCTGCTGACCGCCACGAACCGCGCGGCCAATGCCGAGCCGCTGCTACGCGAAGCCGTCGCACTCCGCACCGACGCGCTGGGCGCCGACCACTGGCGGGTGGCCGTGGCCCGCAGCACGCTGGGGGCTTGCCTGACCGCGCTGGGCCGGTATGCCGACGCCGAGCCGCCGCTCACCGAAAGCTACGCCACCCTCCTCGATGTGCACGGCCCAGACGATGACCGCGTGCAAACCGCTCGCACGCGCGTCGTCCGGCTCTACGAGGCCTGGGGCCGTCCCGAGCGCGCAGCTTCTTTTCGCACCTCGCGGGCGCCGGGCGTGAAGTCCCCCACGTAA